Proteins from one Nerophis lumbriciformis linkage group LG16, RoL_Nlum_v2.1, whole genome shotgun sequence genomic window:
- the LOC133617398 gene encoding uncharacterized protein: protein MFSSPEEEEMSTKWSHITPERYRNDEEDVFDADDEEEIRPKKKCRKEKSQILIQAPPLPVLPPLNFPISSEYQTTSASTSQYYTTPRHPGRPHSPARSSTYRLSPDRNHASSSSQYQTTPASTSQYQTTPRSSRNALESELFQLNMKVKKLVENQGEIMRMLRGLAAQSVGPEAVDVQDLIEKPFETLEQLKAFCEQLDTDLLLRNQLVKALTALGGQNLADTVRTMLRKIATNKVLEQLGLRGKAGKVAFEDLPFYRIIIKACRGVYKQTTTAEVDCELGEVLKLATFRKGGSKFEEKRRN from the exons ATGTTTTCGAGCCCAGAGGAAGAAGAAATGTCAACCAAATGGAGCCACATCACCCCTGAACGTTATAGAAACGATGAGGAAGATGTGTTTGATGCTGACG ACGAAGAGGAAATTCGGccaaaaaagaagtgcagaaaagaGAAATCACAGATCCTCATCCAGGCACCCCCACTGCCAGTGCTCccaccattgaactttccaatcTCCAGCGAGTACCAGACCACTTCAGCCAGTACCAGCCAATACTACACCACTCCAAGGCATCCAGGCCGACCTCACAGCCCAGCGAGAAGCAGCACTTACAGGCTCAGTCCAGACAGGAATCATGCATCCAGCTCAAGCCAGTACCAAACCACTCCAGCCAGTACAAGTCAGTACCAGACCACTCCAAGAAGCAGCAGGAATGCCCTTGAAAGTGAAC ttttccaGTTAAACATGAAAGTTAAAAAACTAGTTGAGAACCAGGGAGAAATTATGCGCATGCTGAGAGGGCTGGCAGCACAGTCTGTGGGGCCAGAAGCTGTGGATGTTCAAGATCTCATTGAGAAGCCTTTCGAGACTCTTGAGCAGCTTAAGGCCTTCTGTGAACAGCTCGACACTGATCTTCTGCTCAGAAATCAGCTG gtgAAAGCTCTTACTGCTCTTGGTGGGCAGAATTTGGCAGACACGGTGAGGACAATGCTGAGGAAAATTGCCACAAACAAAGTCCTGGAGCAGCTTGGTCTCCGTGGAAAGGCAGGCAAAGTGGCGTTTGAGGACTTGCCCTTTtacagaataataataa AGGCATGCCGGGGTGTTTACAAACAGACGACCACAGCTGAAGTAGATTGTGAGCTTGGAGAGGTCCTGAAACTGGCCACTTTTCGAAAGGGAGGTTCAAAGTTTGAG gagaagaggaggaattaa